In Saccharothrix syringae, the following are encoded in one genomic region:
- a CDS encoding GNAT family N-acetyltransferase translates to MAIEVHDVPEEKYFAAVVDGAPAGRAEYLRTPELIVFTHTEVDPAFEGRGVGSALARAALDQAREWGLRVLPQCPFIKGYIERHREYVDIVYGANAD, encoded by the coding sequence ATGGCCATCGAGGTGCACGACGTGCCCGAGGAGAAGTACTTCGCCGCGGTGGTGGACGGCGCGCCGGCGGGCCGGGCCGAGTACCTGCGCACCCCGGAGCTGATCGTGTTCACCCACACCGAGGTCGACCCGGCGTTCGAGGGCAGGGGCGTGGGCAGCGCCCTGGCCCGGGCCGCGCTGGACCAGGCCCGGGAGTGGGGGCTGCGGGTGCTGCCGCAGTGCCCGTTCATCAAGGGGTACATCGAGCGGCACCGCGAGTACGTCGACATCGTCTACGGCGCCAACGCCGACTGA
- a CDS encoding superoxide dismutase family protein, protein MRIRLVLVAALCTAAGGIAGCGGGTDTAAPESTTTSESAVTNRLVGVLATVDDADTAFTYEPEAAPVGAELELEVSEGEGTTTVRLDADRLQPDRGYAVHAHTDPCGKTGADAGPHYQHQVDPNATPDKPSTDPAYANPRNEIWLDLKTDGQGNGSAETTVPFDFGDRVPASIVLHEKPTTATEPGQAGTAGGRLACFTAPFRD, encoded by the coding sequence ATGCGCATCCGCCTCGTGCTGGTGGCCGCGCTCTGCACCGCGGCGGGCGGCATCGCGGGCTGCGGCGGCGGGACGGACACCGCCGCGCCCGAGTCGACCACGACCTCCGAGTCCGCGGTCACCAACCGGCTGGTCGGGGTGCTCGCCACGGTCGACGACGCCGACACCGCCTTCACCTACGAGCCCGAGGCCGCGCCGGTCGGCGCCGAGCTGGAGCTGGAGGTCAGCGAGGGCGAGGGCACCACCACCGTGCGCCTGGACGCCGACCGGCTCCAGCCCGACCGCGGCTACGCCGTGCACGCCCACACCGACCCGTGCGGGAAGACCGGTGCCGACGCCGGGCCCCACTACCAGCACCAGGTCGACCCGAACGCGACGCCGGACAAGCCCTCGACCGACCCGGCCTACGCCAACCCCCGGAACGAGATCTGGCTCGACCTGAAGACCGACGGCCAGGGCAACGGCTCCGCCGAGACCACCGTGCCGTTCGACTTCGGCGACCGCGTGCCCGCCTCGATCGTGCTGCACGAGAAGCCCACCACGGCCACCGAACCGGGTCAGGCGGGCACCGCGGGCGGCCGGCTCGCCTGCTTCACCGCCCCGTTCCGCGACTGA
- a CDS encoding transporter substrate-binding domain-containing protein: protein MRWLLVLALVLAGCGLPRDVEGTLDRVRAGVLRAGVTDNPPWTRAWDEAPAGVEVELVERFAAGLGARVEWRPGSESTLMTALEGRELDLVVGGLEEQSPWVEQASLTRPYAERHVWALPLGENAWQVEVEEFLATLPDGEVERLLDRA from the coding sequence ATGAGGTGGTTGCTCGTCCTCGCCCTGGTGCTGGCGGGGTGCGGACTGCCCCGTGACGTGGAGGGCACCCTGGACCGCGTCCGGGCCGGGGTGCTGCGCGCCGGCGTCACCGACAACCCGCCGTGGACGCGGGCGTGGGACGAGGCGCCCGCCGGGGTGGAGGTGGAGCTGGTGGAGCGGTTCGCCGCGGGGCTGGGTGCCCGCGTCGAGTGGCGCCCGGGCTCGGAGTCGACGCTGATGACCGCGCTGGAGGGCCGCGAGCTGGACCTGGTGGTCGGCGGGCTGGAGGAGCAGTCGCCGTGGGTCGAGCAGGCTTCGCTGACCCGCCCGTACGCCGAGCGGCACGTGTGGGCGCTGCCGCTGGGCGAGAACGCCTGGCAGGTCGAGGTGGAGGAGTTCCTGGCGACCCTGCCGGACGGCGAGGTCGAGCGGCTGCTGGACCGCGCATGA
- a CDS encoding cation diffusion facilitator family transporter, which yields MRVGDRFELPPDKAALHRRAVRLEWWTLAFFAAAVALLAVTLGQSQAMKAAWIEDMLGLVPPAAFLVAARYRNRPPDERFPYGYHRSVSVAFLAGSLALLGLGGYVVYDSLSRLLAGERPPIGLVEVFGVRFWSGWLMIAALLATMVPAILLGRVKIGIARRLHDKVLYADAEMNRADWLTAAAAVLGVLGIGFGLWWADAVAALVIGGDIVRDGARTTRDAVANLMDSRPRVVGGREPHPLPDRLLAAVLDQDWVADAWLRVREEGHVFVGELLVVPTTDEGLPERLEQLGKWARDFDWRVHDLVVAPVTRIDR from the coding sequence ATGAGGGTGGGCGACCGCTTCGAGCTGCCGCCGGACAAGGCGGCGCTGCACCGGCGCGCGGTGCGGCTGGAGTGGTGGACGCTCGCCTTCTTCGCCGCCGCCGTCGCGCTGCTCGCGGTCACCCTCGGGCAGTCGCAGGCGATGAAGGCCGCCTGGATCGAGGACATGCTCGGCCTGGTGCCGCCCGCCGCGTTCCTGGTCGCCGCCCGCTACCGCAACCGGCCGCCGGACGAGCGGTTCCCCTACGGCTACCACCGGTCGGTGAGCGTGGCGTTCCTGGCGGGCTCGCTGGCGCTGCTGGGCCTGGGCGGCTACGTCGTGTACGACTCGCTGTCCCGCCTGCTGGCCGGCGAGCGCCCGCCGATCGGGCTGGTCGAGGTGTTCGGCGTCCGCTTCTGGTCGGGCTGGCTGATGATCGCCGCGCTGCTGGCCACCATGGTGCCCGCCATCCTGCTGGGCCGGGTCAAGATCGGGATCGCCCGGCGGCTGCACGACAAGGTCCTCTACGCGGACGCCGAGATGAACCGCGCCGACTGGCTCACCGCGGCCGCCGCGGTGCTGGGCGTGCTCGGCATCGGCTTCGGCCTGTGGTGGGCCGACGCGGTGGCCGCGCTGGTGATCGGCGGCGACATCGTCCGCGACGGCGCGCGCACCACGCGGGACGCGGTGGCGAACCTGATGGACAGCAGGCCGCGGGTGGTCGGCGGGCGCGAGCCGCACCCGCTGCCGGACCGGCTGCTGGCCGCCGTGCTCGACCAGGACTGGGTGGCCGACGCGTGGCTGCGCGTGCGCGAGGAGGGCCACGTGTTCGTGGGTGAGCTGCTGGTCGTGCCGACGACCGACGAGGGGCTGCCGGAGCGGTTGGAGCAACTGGGGAAGTGGGCGCGGGACTTCGACTGGCGCGTGCACGACCTGGTCGTCGCCCCGGTCACCCGCATCGACCGCTGA
- a CDS encoding SGNH/GDSL hydrolase family protein, with the protein MAGHAGKLALIAALVAATAAQPAASAQPAAGAQSATAAQPATGAQSATAAQPGAHARGWVAAWAASPVVGSAVPWNSCPAGEGLADQTVRNVVFTSAGGRFARVRLTNAFGTKPLKVGRTSVAVQAAGDAAVPGTLRAVTFGGRREVTVPVGREVFSDPVRLDVAALSTLLVSAYLPEATGPLTNHPFTAQGNYLAAGDRTGALSGGFADTPCWMVVDGVDVAPAGRVKGAVVAFGDSITDTASTTGNANRRWPDFLARRLDAVPGRTLSVVNAGLGGNRLIADRDEPYWGVAGVTRVQRDVLSQTGVEAVIMLLAVNDIGYSASAADLIAGHREVIRQARAAGVAVYGGTVLPFKGSFIWTGEREATWRELNDWIRTSGEFDGVVDFAAATAVPGDPATLDPAYDSGDHLHPNDAGTEAMANAVDLAMLLGRR; encoded by the coding sequence ATGGCAGGACACGCGGGGAAGTTGGCCCTGATCGCGGCGCTGGTGGCCGCCACCGCCGCGCAACCCGCCGCCAGCGCGCAACCCGCCGCCGGCGCGCAATCCGCCACCGCCGCGCAACCCGCCACCGGCGCGCAATCCGCCACCGCCGCGCAACCCGGCGCCCACGCCCGGGGCTGGGTGGCCGCGTGGGCGGCGAGCCCCGTGGTCGGCAGCGCGGTCCCGTGGAACTCGTGCCCGGCCGGCGAGGGCCTGGCCGACCAGACCGTGCGCAACGTCGTGTTCACCAGCGCGGGCGGCCGGTTCGCGCGGGTGCGCCTGACCAACGCCTTCGGCACCAAGCCGCTGAAGGTGGGCCGCACCTCCGTCGCGGTGCAGGCGGCCGGCGACGCGGCCGTGCCCGGCACCTTGCGCGCGGTGACGTTCGGCGGTCGCCGCGAGGTGACCGTGCCCGTGGGCCGGGAGGTCTTCAGCGACCCGGTGCGCCTCGACGTGGCGGCGCTGTCCACGCTGCTGGTGAGCGCGTACCTGCCGGAGGCGACCGGACCGCTGACCAACCACCCGTTCACCGCCCAGGGCAACTACCTCGCCGCGGGCGACCGGACCGGCGCGCTGTCGGGCGGGTTCGCCGACACGCCGTGCTGGATGGTGGTCGACGGGGTGGACGTGGCGCCCGCGGGCCGGGTGAAGGGCGCGGTCGTGGCGTTCGGCGACTCGATCACCGACACCGCCAGCACCACCGGCAACGCCAACCGCCGCTGGCCGGACTTCCTGGCCAGGCGGCTGGACGCGGTGCCGGGCCGGACGCTGTCGGTGGTGAACGCGGGCCTGGGCGGCAACCGGCTGATCGCCGACCGCGACGAGCCGTACTGGGGCGTCGCCGGGGTCACCCGGGTGCAGCGCGACGTGCTGTCGCAGACCGGCGTGGAGGCCGTGATCATGCTGCTGGCGGTCAACGACATCGGCTACAGCGCGTCGGCGGCCGACCTGATCGCCGGGCACCGCGAGGTGATCAGGCAGGCGCGGGCGGCGGGCGTCGCGGTCTACGGCGGCACCGTGCTGCCGTTCAAGGGCTCGTTCATCTGGACCGGGGAGCGCGAGGCCACCTGGCGCGAGCTCAACGACTGGATCCGCACGTCCGGCGAGTTCGACGGCGTGGTGGACTTCGCCGCCGCGACCGCCGTACCGGGGGACCCGGCCACGCTGGACCCGGCCTACGACAGCGGCGACCACCTGCACCCCAACGACGCGGGCACCGAGGCGATGGCGAACGCGGTGGACCTGGCCATGCTGCTGGGCAGGCGCTGA
- a CDS encoding TVP38/TMEM64 family protein, with protein sequence MSGRSWFGVLRLVLLVVLVAACAVGVATGVVPGVAELRGRVDAAGPLAPVVFVALCAAGSSVLVPKPVLSVLGGVLFGPWVGAGVVVVGVTLGAVVSFLVARGLGRDVVRPRDGRFARVDRLLERHGFGAVVALRLLPLVPFGLVNYVAGLTGLRVGAFVAGTAVGVLPATAVYTTTGASLTTMTVGQWLLAGAAMALPAVAGFAVLRVRRAR encoded by the coding sequence GTGAGCGGGCGGTCGTGGTTCGGGGTCCTCCGGCTCGTGCTGCTCGTGGTGCTGGTCGCGGCGTGCGCGGTCGGGGTCGCCACCGGTGTCGTACCCGGGGTGGCCGAGCTGCGCGGTCGGGTCGACGCCGCCGGGCCGCTGGCACCGGTGGTGTTCGTCGCGCTGTGCGCGGCCGGGTCGTCGGTGCTGGTGCCCAAGCCGGTGCTCAGCGTGCTCGGCGGGGTGCTGTTCGGGCCGTGGGTCGGCGCCGGGGTGGTGGTCGTGGGCGTGACGCTGGGCGCGGTGGTGAGCTTCCTCGTGGCGCGCGGGCTCGGGCGGGACGTGGTCCGGCCGCGCGACGGCCGGTTCGCGCGGGTGGACCGGCTGCTCGAACGGCACGGGTTCGGCGCGGTGGTGGCGTTGCGGCTGCTGCCCTTGGTGCCGTTCGGGCTGGTCAACTACGTCGCCGGGCTGACCGGGCTGCGGGTGGGCGCGTTCGTGGCCGGCACCGCGGTCGGGGTGCTGCCCGCCACCGCCGTCTACACGACCACCGGGGCGTCGCTGACCACGATGACGGTCGGGCAGTGGCTGCTGGCGGGCGCGGCGATGGCGCTGCCGGCGGTGGCGGGGTTCGCGGTGCTGCGGGTCAGGCGGGCGCGGTGA
- a CDS encoding alpha/beta hydrolase, translating into MRRRVLLGLAAAATIVAVVLGGAFAFQRKLVFLPAGGPVPPAADVLPGGRDVTLTTADGLRLSAWYFPAPGARAAVLVTPGNAGNRSLRAPLAAALTARGLSVLLADYRGYGGNPGAPTERGLALDARAARDFLLAETDLPLLYFGESLGSAVAAELAAAHPPAGLVLRSPFTDLAAVGRRHYPFLPVRWLLLDRFPTAEHVARTTAPVTVVYGSADSVVPPEQSRAVAAAAGGRAVEVPGADHNDRVLLDGPAVVEAVTALL; encoded by the coding sequence ATGCGCAGACGGGTGTTGCTCGGCCTCGCCGCGGCGGCCACCATCGTGGCCGTGGTGCTGGGCGGCGCGTTCGCGTTCCAACGGAAACTGGTCTTCCTGCCCGCGGGCGGCCCGGTGCCGCCGGCGGCCGACGTGCTGCCCGGCGGTCGCGACGTGACCCTCACCACCGCCGACGGCCTGCGCCTGTCCGCCTGGTACTTCCCCGCGCCCGGCGCGAGGGCCGCCGTGCTGGTGACCCCCGGCAACGCGGGCAACCGCTCGCTGCGCGCCCCGCTGGCCGCCGCCCTCACCGCCCGCGGCCTGTCGGTGCTGCTGGCGGACTACCGGGGTTACGGCGGCAACCCGGGCGCGCCCACCGAGCGGGGGCTGGCCCTCGACGCCCGCGCCGCCCGGGACTTCCTGCTCGCCGAGACCGACCTGCCGCTGCTGTACTTCGGCGAGAGCCTGGGTTCGGCGGTGGCCGCCGAACTGGCCGCGGCGCACCCGCCGGCCGGGCTGGTGCTGCGCTCGCCGTTCACCGACCTGGCCGCGGTGGGCCGGCGGCACTACCCGTTCCTGCCGGTGCGGTGGCTGCTGCTGGACCGCTTCCCGACCGCCGAGCACGTGGCCCGCACCACCGCGCCGGTGACGGTCGTCTACGGCTCGGCCGACTCGGTCGTCCCGCCGGAGCAGAGCCGCGCGGTCGCCGCGGCGGCCGGCGGGCGGGCGGTGGAGGTGCCCGGGGCCGACCACAACGACCGGGTGCTGCTCGACGGCCCGGCCGTGGTCGAGGCGGTCACCGCGCTCCTCTGA